The genomic region GGAGGTCCCAGCTCAAAGCTGCTCACACAGCAACCCATAGGGAGACTCACACACATCTCATAGCCTAACAGTCTAAGCCTCCCTGACAGGCTTGCCAACctctgacagagtctcactttgttgcacaggctggagcgcagtggtgtgatctcggctcactgcaagctctgccttctgggttcacgccattctcctgcctcagcctcccgagtagctgggactacaggcgcccgccaccacgcctggctaattttttgtatttttagtagagatggggtttcaccatgttagccaggatggtcttgatctcctgaccttgtgatccacccgcctcagcctcccaaagtgccgggattacaggcgtgagccaccgcgccgggccctcATTCACATCTTAAAACAGAAATCTGGAAGAGGATATTGCTTAACCTAAAGGAATGCTACATCATGGAGGAATCTCAGGCATGAACCAGTGAAATTCTAAAGAGCAGGAATTTCACAGCATCTGTAACATCATCCTTTCTATGTTGTCTTGAAAAAATATAGATCCCTGGGAAACGTTAATGAGAAGGAAGTGGGGAGCTGTAGGTTCAGCCATAAGGGTTGGCTGGTCACACTGGCAAGGCCGACAGTAGCCAGGTCAGGACTGATGGTGGATTGGGAAACAAAAGACCTCCTTATGGTTTATGTaacgtttatttattttttgtgttttgtgtttttcctgtTCCTTGACCAAAGGCAAGATTTCCAGATTTCCATTTCCTGGTGAAAAGGAGATGGCAGCGCTGGGGCTGATTACTGGATTGGTAATATGAAGCCCTAGTGACGGGCCTACTGTTTCCTCCCCGCACCCTGCTCTCTTTCACCATGGGACCCTTTCCCCTCCTCACTGGACAGAAGAAGTCCCAATTCTACACCCATTTCCCCAAAGCGTCCAGGAGCCCAGAAATCATAGGAACCAGAAGCAAGTGGAGCAGACGGGACTCTTTATTGGAAAGTGGATGAGACAGGCAGCTCCAGGCTTGGGCATCCTGAATGGGAGAAAGAATGGACAGTGTGGGAAGGGGAAGGGCAGCAGGGACCTAGGATCAGATGGGGCCTGTAGCTCTGGGTATGGCACAGGTGCAGCAAGGACAGGCTCCATCTGTGGAAGAGAAGAGAATCAGACGTGAGAGTCAGCACATCGAAGCACTCAGAGGCAGTGAGGAGGCCAGATCATCCTTCTCGGTACTGGTTATAGCCTCTCAGACCCCTCAGTCTCCCAGTTTTTCTGTCCCCTGCCACAACCTCCCTCCCACCAACCTGGGATGGTTCCCCACCGCTCAGCCTTCTTTTGTGTCTTCAGGGGTCTCCTCTTCCTCCAGCTAGTGCTCACCTCACTGGGGAACCATACAGGCCATCCCGCAAGAGCCTTCACAGCACTTCTTGATTCCTGGGCAGTCAGTATCTTTCAAGCAGCGGTTAGGGGGATTCAACATGGCGCACCGGATCAAGATATTGGGGCAGGAGCCAGGCTTAGTGGAGACGGGACCTTTGACTGGCCCTTGCCCTTTGACTCTATCTTGACCTTTAACTGAAACTTGTCCTTTAATGGGATCTTGTCCATTGAACGGAACACGGCCTTTGACAGTGTCTTGACCTTTAACAGGAACTGTTAAAAGAAGAAACGAGCCCACATTTATACCCAGTAAGCCCCTGCTTCAGCTACCATGTCTTTGTCCTGGGTCCATCCACTGCTTACCGCAGCATCCTCAAACCATGACCTGAGTAGGGAAGGTACACATGGGGGAGCGACACTCTTGGAAGGCTCTTCCCTTTTTTGGGGAGTCTACAGGATCAGCATTCCCTTGGGTGTTTgtttcttcccccttcctccacTCCAAGTCTCTTAGAAGCCATGGTCAGACTGGGGTGACAACCAGCAGTGAACAGAATACATTGTCATTTCTTAGGAAGCACATTGGAATAGGAAAGAACCCCGAGCCACATACCAGGAGACTTGAGCCCCATCC from Macaca thibetana thibetana isolate TM-01 chromosome 10, ASM2454274v1, whole genome shotgun sequence harbors:
- the PI3 gene encoding elafin, with product MRASSFLIVVVFLIAGMLVVEAAVTGVPVKGQDTVKGRVPFNGQDPIKGQVSVKGQDRVKGQGPVKGPVSTKPGSCPNILIRCAMLNPPNRCLKDTDCPGIKKCCEGSCGMACMVPQ